From a single Chlorocebus sabaeus isolate Y175 chromosome X, mChlSab1.0.hap1, whole genome shotgun sequence genomic region:
- the LOC140710775 gene encoding X antigen family member 3-like has protein sequence WRGRSTCRPRPRRSLQPPELIGSMLEPSDEEPQQEEPPTESRDPTPGQKREDQGAADIRVSDLEADLQELSQSKTGDECGDGPDVQGTILPKAEQFKMPEGGERQPQV, from the exons TGGCGAGGAAGATCAACATGTAGGCCTAGACCAAGACGAAGTTTACAACCTCCTGAGCTGATCGGGAGTATGT tg GAGCCCAGTGATGAGGAGCCTCAACAAGAGGAACCACCAACTGAAAGTCGGGATCCCACACCTGGTCAGAAGAGAGAAGATCAGGGTGCAGCTGATATTCGAG TGTCTGACCTGGAAGCTGATCTCCAGGAGCTGTCTCAGTCAAAGACTGGGGATGAATGCGGAGATGGTCCTGATGTTCAGGGGACAATTCTGCCAAAAGCAGAGCAATTTAAAATGCCAGAAGGAG GTGAAAGGCAACCACAGGTTTAA